One window of Clarias gariepinus isolate MV-2021 ecotype Netherlands chromosome 21, CGAR_prim_01v2, whole genome shotgun sequence genomic DNA carries:
- the ap1b1 gene encoding AP-1 complex subunit beta-1 isoform X3 translates to MTDSKYFTTTKKGEIFELKAELNSDKKEKKKEAVKKVIASMTVGKDVSALFPDVVNCMQTDNLELKKLVYLYLMNYAKSQPDMAIMAVNTFVKDCEDPNPLIRALAVRTMGCIRVDKITEYLCEPLRKCLKDEDPYVRKTAAVCVAKLHDINAQLVEDQGFLDTLKDLISDSNPMVVANAVAALSEIAESHPNSNLLDLNPQTINKLLTALNECTEWGQIFILDCLANYTPRDDRESQSICERVTPRLSHANSAVVLSAVKVLMKFMEMLPKDLDYYGTLLKKLAPPLVTLLSAEPELQYVALRNINLIVQKRPEVLKHEMKVFFVKYNDPIYVKLEKLDIMIRLASQANIAQVLAELKEYATEVDVDFVRKAVRAIGRCAIKVEQSAERCVSTLLDLIQTKVNYVVQEAIVVIKDIFRKYPNKYESVIATLCENLDSLDEPEARAAMIWIVGEYAERIDNADELLESFLEGFHDESTQVQLQLLTAIVKLFLKKPTETQELVQQVLSLATQDSDNPDLRDRGYIYWRLLSTDPVAAKEVVLAEKPLISEETDLIEPTLLDELICHIGTLASVYHKPPSAFVEGSRGVQHKRLPARTGSGESPESPDVSQTVGGVADAPPAVIPSQGDLLGDLLNLDLAPPTTTVPSMPPAMQMGAVDLLGGGLDSLMGDEPETLGGDLGPSPAMGMGLGGGPVGIPAGLGGAPAVGGGLSDLFDLGGGVVMATGAYVPPKAVWLQAMKAKGLEISGTFARRGGAIHMDLSLTNKAMSVMTDFAIQFNKNSFGLAPAGPLQVLTPLSPNQTVEVSLPLSTGGPVMKMEPLNNLQVAVKNNIDVFYFSCQYPISLLFVEDGKMDRQVFLATWKDVPSETEAQFQIKDCHLSADAVSNKLQGSNIFTVARRTADAQELLYLSIKLTNGIWVLTELRLQNTNHMMAVRCRAPEVSQYVYQSFELILRN, encoded by the exons ATGACCGACTCAAAATATTTCACCACCACCAAGAAAG gaGAGATCTTTGAGCTGAAGGCTGAGCTGAACAGCGataagaaggagaagaagaaggaggcaGTGAAGAAGGTGATCGCCTCCATGACCGTGGGTAAAGACGTCAG TGCGCTGTTTCCAGACGTGGTGAACTGCATGCAGACGGacaacctggagctgaagaAGCTGGTCTACTTGTACCTGATGAACTACGCCAAGAGCCAGCCAGACATGGCCATCATGGCCGTCAACACCTTCGTCAAG gacTGCGAGGACCCGAACCCTCTGATCCGAGCGCTGGCTGTGCGCACCATGGGCTGCATCCGCGTGGACAAGATCACAGAGTACCTGTGTGAACCCCTGCGCAAGTGTCTGAAGGACGAGGACCCGTACGTGAGGAAGACGGCGGCCGTGTGCGTGGCCAAACTGCACGACATCAACGCCCAGCTGGTGGAGGACCAGGGCTTCCTGGACACGCTCAAGGATCTGATCTCCGACTCCAACCCCATG GTGGTGGCGAACGCTGTAGCCGCTCTGTCCGAGATCGCCGAGTCGCATCCTAACAGCAACCTCCTGGACCTGAACCCTCAGACCATTAACAAGCTGCTGACGGCCCTGAACGAGTGCACCGAGTGGGGGCAGATCTTCATCCTGGACTGTCTGGCCAACTACACGCCCCGAGACGACCGCGAGtcccagag TATCTGCGAGAGGGTGACCCCGCGGCTGTCTCACGCTAACTCCGCCGTGGTCCTGTCGGCCGTCAAGGTGCTCATGAAGTTCATGGAGATGCTCCCCAAAGACCTGGACTATTACGGGACCCTGCTGAAGAAGCTGGCGCCCCCTCTGGTCACCCTGCTCTCCGCAGAACCCGAGCTGCAGTACGTGGCTCTGAGGAACATCAACCTCATCGTCCAGAAGCG GCCCGAGGTCCTGAAGCACGAGATGAAGGTTTTCTTTGTGAAATATAACGACCCGATATACGTCAAACTGGAGAAGCTGGACATCATGATCCGCCTGGCGTCTCAGGCCAACATCGCGCAg GTCCTGGCCGAGCTGAAGGAATACGCCACCGAGGTGGACGTGGACTTCGTCCGTAAAGCCGTCCGCGCCATCGGCCGCTGCGCCATCAAAGTGGAG caatcGGCCGAGCGCTGCGTCAGCACCCTGCTGGACCTCATTCAGACCAAAGTCAACTATGTGGTGCAGGAGGCCATCGTCGTCATCAAGGACATCTTCCGCAAGTACCCCAACAA gtacgAGAGTGTGATTGCGACACTGTGTGAGAACCTGGACTCCCTGGATGAGCCCGAGGCGCGAGCGGCCATGATCTGGATCGTAGGAGAATACGCCGAGAGGATCGACAACGCGGACGAGCTGCTCGAGAGCTTCCTGGAGGGCTTCCATGACGAGAGtacacag GTGCAGCTGCAGCTCCTCACCGCCATCGTCAAGCTGTTCCTCAAGAAGCCGACTGAGACCCAGGAGCTCGTCCAGCAAGTGCTCAGTCTGgccacacag gactCTGATAACCCTGACCTGCGCGACCGCGGCTACATCTACTGGCGCCTGCTGTCCACCGACCCGGTGGCGGCGAAGGAGGTGGTGCTGGCCGAGAAGCCTTTGATCTCTGAGGAGACGGACCTGATCGAGCCCACGCTGCTGGACGAGCTCATCTGTCACATCGGCACGCTCGCCTCCGTCTACCACAAACCCCCCAGCGCCTTCGTCGAGGGCAGTCGAGGGGTGCAGCACAAACGCCTTCCTGCCCGCACCGGATC tggCGAGAGCCCTGAAAGCCCTGATGTCAGCCAGACGGTGGGCGGAGTCGCCGATGCTCCGCCCGCTGTCATTCCTTCCCAGGGCGATCTCCTGGGTGACCTGCTGAACCTGGACCTGGCTCCGCCCACCACCACCGTGCCCTCCATGCCCCCTGCCATGCAGATGGGGGCTGTGGACCTGCTGGGTGGAGGACTGGACAGTCTG ATGGGAGACGAACCAGAAACG CTGGGTGGAGACCTCGGACCCAGTCCTGCA ATGGGCATGGGTCTCGGGGGCGGTCCTGTGGGAATCCCCGCAGGTCTTGGCGGTGCCCCGGCTGTCGGAGGCGGTCTGAGCGACCTGTTTGATCTGGGTGGAGGTGTTGTCATGGCGACAGGAGCCTACGTGCCTCCCAAAGCG GTGTGGCTCCAGGCGATGAAGGCTAAAGGCCTGGAGATCTCGGGCACCTTCGCCCGGAGGGGCGGGGCCATCCACATGGACCTGTCTCTCACCAACAAGGCCATGAGCGTCATGACGGACTTCGCCATCCAGTTCAACAAGAACAG tttcgGGCTGGCTCCGGCCGGGCCCCTGCAGGTCCTGACTCCTCTCAGCCCCAATCAGACGGTGGAGGTGAGTCTCCCGCTCAGCACCGGCGGCCCGGTCATGAAGATGGAGCCGCTCAACAACCTCCAG gtgGCGGTGAAGAACAACATTGACGTGTTTTACTTCAGCTGTCAGTATCCCATCAGTCTGCTGTTTGTCGAGGACGGGAAGATGG ATCGTCAGGTCTTCCTGGCCACCTGGAAGGACGTACCCAGTGAGACTGAGGCACAGTTTCAGATTAAAGACTGTCACCTCAGTGCAG ACGCGGTCAGTAACAAGCTTCAGGGCAGTAACATCTTCACTGTGGCCCGACGCACAGCCGACGCCCAGGAACTCCTCTACCTGTCAATCAAACTCACCAACGGCATCTGGGTCCTCACTGAGCTCCGCCTACAGAACACCAATCACATG ATGGCGGTGCGGTGTCGCGCCCCTGAGGTCTCCCAGTACGTCTACCAGAGCTTCGAGCTGATCCTCCGTAACTGA